A section of the Leptotrichia sp. HSP-342 genome encodes:
- a CDS encoding methyltransferase regulatory domain-containing protein — MENKNTYNEVLYKSNPFNYTIPALLEAQGKLFGLTPKDSRKARVLELGSSFGGNIITQALYNPEAEFIGVDLTAEQVKKGNEVIEKIGLQNIKLIEKNILDINEDFGKFDYIIVHGVFSWVPEIVKEKIVKICNENLAEEGIAYISYNTYPGWKEPDKIREMMIYANKYFPEISLGDKTQRGKTFISIIAEQMKSYADIIQKKGDFVRQIEEILGMQDYYVGHEYLENFNKPIYLHEFVDLLKKENLEYISDISLRLSIISVYNESTKEKLYQLSQGNNVIKEQCLDYILDTKFRRSLICKNSQIEKLNFTETFPNDIIDSFLLTSTFTKEELETLNEENIKMIMLHFLEIPNKSFKINDAIKYWEENSQEEKTEEERNEIIMNLRKFVLNSMINGKIKYYCSENEIITYEENKVYIPKKFRNYIRVLTIGEGVGAIGIGNSRNEIVGDINDVDIIVADILSEPKTEAEAIKELEKTNIYRTMPTGERIQITAKEYFPESIKKLENLGYFVKK, encoded by the coding sequence ATGGAAAATAAAAATACATATAATGAAGTACTTTACAAATCTAATCCATTTAATTACACTATACCAGCATTACTAGAGGCTCAAGGAAAGTTATTTGGATTGACACCAAAGGATTCTAGAAAAGCTAGAGTCTTAGAATTAGGATCATCGTTTGGAGGAAATATTATAACACAGGCGTTGTATAATCCTGAAGCTGAATTTATTGGAGTTGATTTGACAGCGGAACAAGTAAAAAAAGGAAATGAAGTTATTGAAAAAATTGGATTACAAAATATTAAATTAATTGAAAAAAATATTTTGGATATAAATGAAGATTTTGGAAAATTTGATTATATTATCGTTCATGGTGTATTTTCATGGGTTCCTGAAATTGTGAAGGAAAAAATTGTGAAAATATGTAATGAGAATTTAGCTGAAGAAGGAATCGCTTATATTTCTTATAATACATATCCTGGATGGAAAGAACCTGATAAAATACGTGAAATGATGATTTATGCTAATAAATATTTTCCAGAAATTTCATTAGGAGATAAAACTCAACGTGGAAAAACTTTTATTTCAATTATAGCCGAACAAATGAAAAGCTATGCAGATATTATTCAGAAAAAAGGAGATTTTGTTCGACAAATAGAAGAAATTTTAGGAATGCAAGATTATTATGTTGGACATGAGTACTTAGAAAATTTCAATAAACCAATTTACTTACATGAATTTGTAGATCTATTAAAAAAAGAAAATTTAGAATACATCTCAGATATTTCATTAAGATTATCTATTATAAGTGTGTATAATGAAAGTACAAAAGAAAAGTTGTATCAGTTATCACAAGGTAATAATGTAATAAAAGAACAATGTCTTGATTATATACTTGATACTAAATTTAGAAGATCACTAATCTGCAAAAATAGTCAAATAGAAAAACTGAATTTTACTGAAACCTTCCCTAATGATATAATAGATTCATTTTTATTAACATCAACATTTACAAAAGAAGAATTAGAAACTTTAAATGAAGAAAATATAAAAATGATAATGCTTCATTTTTTAGAAATACCAAATAAAAGTTTTAAGATTAATGATGCTATAAAATATTGGGAAGAAAATTCTCAAGAGGAAAAAACAGAAGAAGAGAGAAATGAAATTATCATGAATCTAAGAAAATTTGTTTTAAATAGTATGATTAATGGTAAAATAAAATATTACTGTTCTGAAAATGAAATAATAACTTATGAAGAAAATAAAGTTTATATTCCTAAAAAATTTAGAAATTATATAAGAGTTTTAACTATTGGAGAAGGAGTAGGAGCGATTGGAATTGGAAATTCTAGAAATGAAATAGTAGGTGATATAAATGATGTAGATATAATTGTTGCAGATATTTTATCAGAGCCAAAAACAGAAGCAGAAGCTATAAAAGAACTAGAAAAAACAAATATTTATAGAACAATGCCAACTGGAGAAAGAATACAGATAACTGCTAAGGAATATTTTCCTGAAAGTATAAAAAAATTAGAGAATTTAGGATATTTTGTTAAAAAATAG
- a CDS encoding MgtC/SapB family protein has protein sequence MINFIEITNELFKNSFVNKLTVEVVSLRLMLAVVFGGIVGYTREKDNKPAGFRTHILVCFGAAVISMVQDQLRLNILELASVNLKLTGVIKTDLGRLGAQVVSGIGFLGAGSIMKEKGETVGGMTTAAGIWATGCAGLGIGWGFYNLAIPAIVFMLVIIVIFKKFEPKIVKKIKVLKFEVKFMENQNYAKGLLATYEVFNQKLIKITQIDKNQPENTVIFTVNMDEKIDISDVIVSLSAIKAVEVVKENYN, from the coding sequence ATGATTAATTTTATTGAAATAACGAATGAACTTTTTAAAAATAGCTTTGTAAATAAATTAACTGTAGAAGTTGTTTCTCTCAGATTGATGCTGGCAGTTGTCTTTGGAGGAATTGTTGGATATACACGTGAAAAAGATAATAAACCTGCAGGATTTAGAACGCATATATTGGTATGTTTTGGAGCGGCAGTTATTTCTATGGTACAGGATCAGTTGAGACTTAATATTCTCGAACTTGCTAGCGTAAATTTAAAATTAACTGGGGTTATAAAAACAGATTTGGGAAGACTAGGTGCTCAAGTTGTAAGTGGAATAGGATTTTTAGGTGCAGGAAGCATAATGAAAGAAAAGGGTGAAACTGTTGGAGGAATGACAACTGCCGCTGGAATATGGGCAACAGGCTGTGCAGGACTTGGAATAGGATGGGGATTTTATAATTTAGCAATTCCAGCAATAGTGTTTATGCTTGTAATAATAGTGATATTTAAAAAATTTGAGCCTAAAATTGTAAAAAAAATAAAAGTTTTAAAATTTGAAGTAAAATTCATGGAAAATCAAAATTATGCCAAAGGGCTTTTGGCAACATACGAAGTATTTAATCAGAAATTGATAAAAATAACACAAATAGATAAAAATCAACCTGAGAATACAGTAATTTTTACTGTAAATATGGATGAAAAAATTGATATTTCTGATGTAATTGTATCACTTTCAGCGATTAAGGCTGTGGAAGTTGTGAAAGAGAACTATAATTAA
- a CDS encoding C40 family peptidase: protein MVRKSTFTMACMLMTVGCANLQTNEASKGKTGETNNNDFSSKNNLGNENITIEIIGGKKEKIENHYSTSNNSSEQKKSAHKSTDTVRKSEKYSELNEKIDDLKVTKLFDENRLVDRSMPNSQLVLQKLSELKRRHQEILLNGTFSQKKTVELQNQLLKAYSNWKGTKYSLGGDSENGMDCSALTRRVYREVYGYELPRQTVQQVKVGTHVSKENLKPGDIVFFRPEEKNNHTAVYLGDTLFINASASKGVVISTLENTYWNKYFKYGVRIREV, encoded by the coding sequence ATGGTACGAAAATCAACTTTTACTATGGCATGCATGCTAATGACTGTAGGATGTGCTAATTTACAGACAAATGAAGCAAGTAAGGGAAAAACTGGAGAAACAAACAATAATGATTTTTCATCAAAAAATAATTTAGGAAATGAAAATATTACTATTGAAATTATAGGAGGAAAAAAAGAAAAAATAGAAAATCACTATTCTACTTCAAACAATAGTTCAGAACAAAAAAAGAGTGCACATAAAAGTACAGATACAGTTAGAAAGTCTGAAAAATATAGTGAATTAAATGAAAAAATAGATGATTTGAAAGTAACAAAGTTATTTGATGAAAATAGACTTGTTGATCGTTCAATGCCAAATTCACAATTGGTATTACAAAAATTATCTGAATTAAAGAGAAGACATCAAGAAATATTGTTAAATGGTACTTTTAGCCAAAAAAAAACAGTAGAGTTGCAAAATCAATTATTAAAGGCATATAGTAATTGGAAAGGTACAAAATATTCGCTTGGTGGAGATTCAGAAAATGGAATGGATTGCTCAGCATTAACACGTAGAGTTTATCGTGAAGTTTATGGATACGAACTGCCAAGACAAACTGTGCAGCAAGTAAAAGTAGGAACTCATGTTTCAAAAGAAAATTTGAAACCTGGAGATATTGTGTTTTTTAGACCAGAAGAAAAAAACAATCATACAGCAGTTTATTTAGGAGATACGCTTTTTATTAATGCTTCAGCTTCAAAAGGAGTTGTAATCTCAACTTTGGAAAATACATACTGGAATAAATATTTTAAATACGGTGTGAGAATAAGAGAAGTTTAA
- a CDS encoding amino acid ABC transporter ATP-binding protein, protein MSKKVIEIKNIRKDFGKRTVLKDVNFDVYEKEVVSIIGSSGSGKSTLLRCINLLEKPTSGQVLIHGKDAMAGDVSLVTLREKVGMVFQQFNLFNNLSVLENCVIGQMKVLKKSRDEAEKIARKFLAKVGMERFVHAKPNQISGGQKQRVAIARALAMQPEVLLFDEPTSALDPEMVGEVLKVMKDLAKSGLTMIVVTHEMDFAHDVSSRVVFMDQGIIVEDDKPENIFENPKHERTKEFLSRMLSK, encoded by the coding sequence ATGAGTAAAAAAGTTATTGAAATAAAAAACATTAGAAAAGATTTTGGAAAGAGAACAGTTTTAAAGGATGTAAACTTTGATGTTTATGAAAAGGAAGTTGTAAGTATAATTGGTTCGTCTGGAAGTGGAAAATCAACACTTTTAAGATGTATAAACTTACTTGAAAAGCCTACTAGCGGACAAGTCTTAATTCATGGAAAAGATGCAATGGCAGGAGATGTATCACTTGTTACGTTGCGCGAAAAAGTAGGAATGGTATTTCAGCAGTTTAATTTGTTTAATAATTTAAGTGTTTTAGAAAACTGTGTAATTGGACAAATGAAAGTTTTGAAAAAGTCAAGAGACGAGGCTGAAAAAATAGCAAGAAAATTTTTGGCAAAAGTAGGAATGGAACGATTTGTTCATGCAAAGCCAAATCAAATTTCGGGTGGTCAGAAGCAACGGGTGGCAATAGCAAGAGCATTGGCGATGCAGCCAGAAGTTTTGTTGTTTGATGAGCCAACATCAGCACTAGATCCTGAAATGGTTGGAGAGGTTCTAAAAGTAATGAAAGATTTGGCAAAAAGTGGACTTACGATGATTGTTGTAACGCATGAAATGGATTTTGCCCATGATGTTTCGAGTCGAGTTGTATTTATGGATCAAGGTATAATTGTGGAAGATGACAAGCCTGAAAATATCTTTGAAAATCCAAAACATGAAAGAACTAAAGAATTTTTGAGTAGAATGTTAAGTAAATAA
- the trmB gene encoding tRNA (guanosine(46)-N7)-methyltransferase TrmB, producing the protein MENTNKIEIIGKNGQKIKITEAEQKRRNKIKKVNDEFKKINAEKSKIINEKEIWKYFFEKPKKNYNKYMYEMLEFPEHLMYNNKSVDEYRGKWNEFFQNNNDIYLEIGCGSGNFTVVNAQKFKDRNYIALELRFKRLVLGAKKSKKRNLNNILFVRKRAETVLDFIGENEITGVYINFPDPWEGEEKKRVINENLFVRLDIIMKSGGMLFFKTDHEQYYEDVLELVDRLDNYKTIYHTKDLHNSEKADENIRTEFEEMFLSKHNMSIKYIEIKKVK; encoded by the coding sequence ATGGAAAATACGAATAAAATTGAAATTATCGGAAAAAATGGACAAAAAATAAAAATTACAGAAGCTGAACAGAAACGAAGGAATAAAATAAAAAAAGTAAATGATGAATTTAAAAAAATTAATGCTGAAAAAAGTAAAATTATAAATGAAAAAGAGATTTGGAAGTACTTTTTTGAAAAGCCTAAAAAAAATTATAATAAATATATGTATGAAATGCTTGAATTTCCTGAGCATTTGATGTATAATAATAAAAGTGTTGATGAATATCGTGGAAAATGGAATGAGTTTTTTCAAAATAATAACGATATTTATTTAGAAATTGGCTGTGGAAGTGGAAATTTCACTGTTGTAAATGCACAAAAATTTAAGGACAGAAACTATATTGCTTTAGAATTACGATTTAAGAGACTTGTTTTAGGTGCAAAAAAATCTAAAAAAAGAAATTTAAATAATATTCTGTTTGTAAGAAAAAGAGCAGAGACAGTATTGGATTTTATTGGAGAAAACGAGATAACAGGAGTTTACATTAATTTTCCTGATCCTTGGGAAGGTGAAGAGAAGAAAAGGGTAATAAATGAAAACTTGTTTGTAAGACTTGATATTATAATGAAATCAGGTGGAATGTTATTTTTTAAGACTGATCATGAACAATATTATGAAGATGTCCTGGAATTAGTAGATAGACTTGATAACTATAAGACTATTTATCATACGAAAGATTTACATAATTCTGAAAAAGCAGATGAAAATATTAGAACTGAATTTGAAGAAATGTTTTTAAGCAAACATAATATGAGTATCAAGTATATTGAAATTAAAAAAGTTAAATAA
- a CDS encoding MBL fold metallo-hydrolase, which translates to MEIRKFLNDNAVQSNCYVISYGNDCYVVDPGQEKMNEVVSYISENKLNLLAILLTHGHWDHILGVPSILEYKKVPIYISEGGYEFLFNPELSLFVWREGKFELDKENVQIVTLRENDKIGKEGKVPESCLEFNFEIIETPGHSRGDICYYDKVNKILISGDTMFQGTYGRVDLPTSDPIEMGKSLKKLLTLDENIKVYPGHGFDTIIGQERRYY; encoded by the coding sequence ATGGAAATAAGGAAATTTTTGAATGACAATGCGGTACAGAGTAACTGTTATGTGATTTCTTATGGTAATGATTGCTACGTTGTAGATCCTGGTCAGGAAAAGATGAATGAAGTTGTTAGTTATATTAGTGAAAATAAATTAAATTTGTTAGCAATACTTCTTACTCACGGGCATTGGGATCATATTCTAGGAGTTCCATCAATATTGGAATATAAAAAAGTTCCAATTTATATAAGTGAAGGCGGATATGAATTTTTGTTTAATCCTGAATTGTCACTTTTTGTTTGGAGAGAAGGAAAATTTGAATTAGATAAGGAAAATGTTCAAATTGTAACACTAAGGGAAAATGATAAAATCGGAAAAGAAGGGAAAGTCCCTGAAAGCTGTCTAGAATTTAATTTTGAAATAATTGAAACGCCAGGACATAGCAGAGGGGATATTTGTTATTACGATAAGGTTAACAAGATATTAATTTCTGGAGATACAATGTTTCAAGGAACTTATGGAAGAGTAGATTTACCAACCAGTGATCCTATTGAAATGGGAAAATCGCTAAAGAAATTATTGACATTGGATGAAAATATCAAAGTTTATCCTGGACACGGTTTTGATACTATAATCGGTCAAGAAAGAAGATATTATTAA
- a CDS encoding ABC transporter substrate-binding protein/permease produces MKFSTIRNKILILLVFVATFITGYSDDIKVGMECGYAPFNWFQNDAKNGAVKVDGGYCGGYDVEIAKVIAKKLNKNLVIVKTEWDALLGPAINSGKVDLVIAGMSATPERRQSLTFSKSYYESDLVVVVQKNGKYANAKSINDFVGAKITGQLNTLHYDVIDQMKGVQKQTAMESFPAMIVALNSGKIDGYISERPGAMAAQFSNPDLKFISFDKNTGFKYDTVEVNVAVGMKLGNTELEEQVNKILDEDLTPKVRQEIMEKAIQNQPGGNSRSFAGWVIYFIQKNWKKFVKGTLVTLFISITGTVVGFLIGLVVTLFRHSESETDEQTQKYKKYGLKFINVLSSIYIAVFRGTPMIVQSMVIYYGLSQVFNINLSPMVAALFIVSINTGAYMSEIIRGGIDSIDNGQFEAARAIGMTNFQLMQSIIFPQMFRNILPMIGNELIVNIKDTSVLNVISVTELFFISKSVAGTYSRYYEVFIITSVIYFFLTFTLSLILKQIEKRIDGPQHFEILDDANGEEK; encoded by the coding sequence ATGAAATTCAGTACAATAAGAAATAAAATATTAATATTATTAGTTTTTGTTGCAACTTTCATAACAGGCTATAGTGATGATATAAAGGTTGGGATGGAGTGTGGATACGCTCCTTTCAACTGGTTTCAAAATGATGCTAAAAATGGTGCTGTAAAAGTTGATGGAGGTTATTGTGGGGGATATGACGTTGAAATAGCCAAAGTTATTGCAAAAAAACTAAATAAGAATCTTGTGATTGTAAAAACAGAGTGGGATGCTTTACTTGGACCTGCTATTAATTCAGGGAAAGTTGACCTAGTTATAGCGGGAATGTCAGCAACACCTGAAAGACGGCAAAGCCTGACTTTTTCAAAATCTTATTATGAATCAGATTTAGTAGTAGTTGTGCAAAAAAATGGAAAATATGCAAACGCCAAGTCGATTAATGATTTTGTGGGAGCGAAAATTACAGGACAGTTAAATACTCTTCATTACGATGTTATTGATCAGATGAAAGGTGTGCAAAAGCAAACTGCAATGGAAAGTTTTCCAGCTATGATAGTAGCATTAAATTCAGGGAAAATTGATGGCTATATATCAGAAAGACCAGGAGCAATGGCAGCGCAGTTTTCAAATCCAGATTTAAAATTTATTTCATTTGATAAAAATACAGGATTTAAGTATGATACAGTAGAAGTAAATGTTGCAGTTGGAATGAAATTGGGAAATACAGAACTGGAAGAGCAGGTTAATAAAATTTTGGATGAGGATTTGACTCCAAAAGTGCGACAGGAAATAATGGAAAAGGCTATACAAAATCAGCCAGGTGGAAATTCGCGTTCATTTGCTGGATGGGTAATTTACTTTATTCAAAAAAACTGGAAAAAGTTTGTAAAAGGGACACTTGTAACTCTATTTATTTCGATTACAGGGACAGTAGTTGGATTTTTGATTGGTCTAGTAGTTACGTTATTTAGACATTCGGAATCTGAAACTGATGAGCAGACACAAAAATATAAAAAATATGGACTTAAATTTATAAATGTACTTTCATCAATTTATATTGCTGTATTTAGAGGAACTCCTATGATAGTGCAGTCAATGGTAATTTATTATGGATTATCTCAGGTGTTCAATATAAATTTATCGCCAATGGTAGCGGCATTATTTATTGTATCAATAAATACAGGTGCATATATGAGTGAAATTATCCGTGGAGGAATTGATTCGATTGACAATGGACAATTTGAAGCGGCAAGGGCTATTGGAATGACGAATTTTCAATTGATGCAAAGTATTATTTTTCCACAGATGTTTAGAAATATTTTACCAATGATTGGAAATGAGCTTATTGTAAATATTAAAGATACATCTGTATTAAATGTGATAAGTGTGACAGAATTATTCTTTATTTCAAAATCTGTTGCGGGAACTTACTCGCGTTATTATGAAGTATTTATTATAACAAGTGTGATTTACTTCTTCTTAACGTTTACATTATCATTAATCTTAAAACAAATCGAAAAACGAATTGACGGGCCTCAACATTTTGAAATTTTGGATGATGCTAATGGGGAGGAGAAATAA
- a CDS encoding aspartate-semialdehyde dehydrogenase, with translation MKNYKVAIVGATGLVGRTFLKVLKERNFPVEKLYLYASKNSAGKKIEFNGTEYTVMELKDDAIAEDIDVALFSAGGAVSLEYAPKFKAKGAVVIDNSSAWRMDKNIPLIVPEANPEALENHPGIIANPNCSTIQVMPVLKVLQEKYGLKRVIYSTYQAVAGSGQRGLDDLEANLKGEPSKGYPHQIAFNALPHIDVFLDNGYTKEEEKMINETRKILNLPDLKATATCVRVPVRYGHAVSVNVELERPFELEDVIRAFEEKEGVIVQNDGKNNVYPMPINAQDTDEVYVGRIRRDFSADNALNLWVVADNIRKGAATNTIQIAETLIKKGAL, from the coding sequence ATGAAAAATTACAAAGTAGCAATTGTCGGGGCAACAGGACTTGTTGGAAGAACATTTCTAAAAGTATTAAAGGAAAGAAACTTTCCAGTAGAAAAATTATACCTTTATGCTTCAAAAAATTCAGCTGGTAAAAAAATTGAATTTAATGGAACAGAATATACTGTTATGGAATTAAAAGATGATGCAATAGCTGAGGATATTGATGTGGCTTTATTTTCGGCTGGTGGAGCAGTATCGCTTGAATATGCTCCAAAATTTAAGGCAAAAGGTGCAGTTGTTATAGACAACAGCAGTGCTTGGAGAATGGATAAAAATATTCCGTTAATAGTTCCTGAAGCAAATCCAGAAGCGTTAGAAAATCATCCAGGAATTATTGCAAATCCAAACTGTTCAACAATTCAGGTGATGCCTGTATTAAAAGTTTTACAAGAAAAATATGGATTGAAAAGAGTAATCTATTCAACTTATCAGGCTGTGGCAGGTTCTGGACAGAGAGGACTTGATGATTTGGAAGCTAATCTAAAAGGAGAGCCTTCAAAAGGATATCCGCATCAAATTGCATTTAATGCATTGCCACACATTGATGTTTTCTTAGATAATGGATATACAAAAGAAGAAGAAAAAATGATTAATGAAACTAGAAAAATATTGAATTTGCCAGATTTAAAAGCAACTGCGACTTGTGTGAGAGTACCAGTTAGATATGGGCATGCGGTATCTGTAAATGTCGAATTAGAAAGACCATTTGAATTGGAAGATGTAATTCGTGCATTTGAGGAAAAAGAAGGAGTTATAGTACAAAATGATGGTAAGAATAATGTTTATCCAATGCCGATAAATGCTCAGGATACTGATGAAGTTTATGTTGGAAGAATTAGAAGAGATTTTTCAGCAGACAATGCTTTGAATTTATGGGTTGTAGCAGATAATATAAGAAAAGGTGCCGCTACAAACACAATTCAGATAGCTGAAACTTTAATAAAAAAAGGAGCATTATAA
- a CDS encoding mechanosensitive ion channel family protein, which produces MKELQKFLELENIIKFLKTNIFRLFIIFLIIKIGKIFKTRIEKILKIIMEKSNVDKSLASFLLSIYSILYYFIIVYSSIGILGINTSSITTFLGAAGIIFGIAFKETLGNFCGGLIILTFKPFRVGDTIEYNNYIGTVKKIELFYTKMLNPQNELVIIPNGIVTNTEIRNIKQDGERRLDLKIGVSYKSDIQKVKKVLERIVKEETMDEVEETKIKNNLLAKIQNTILENKEKSKVNLFSAIFSRKKMKEAEDEVTKKIEEETSRNSKNIQNTVILKKDSDEDKKMILASKDSIIGVGELAESAIIFYIYVYTRSENYLDLKLKLNEKIKSEFDKAGIEIPYPQMDVHIKEFENKI; this is translated from the coding sequence ATGAAAGAATTACAAAAATTTTTGGAATTAGAGAATATAATTAAATTTTTGAAAACTAATATATTTAGACTGTTTATAATCTTTTTAATTATAAAAATTGGAAAAATATTTAAGACTAGAATTGAAAAAATATTAAAGATTATAATGGAAAAGTCAAATGTTGATAAAAGTTTAGCTTCATTTTTACTTTCAATTTATTCTATTTTATATTATTTTATTATAGTTTATTCTTCTATTGGAATTCTTGGAATTAACACATCTTCCATCACAACTTTTCTAGGAGCGGCTGGGATAATTTTTGGGATTGCTTTTAAGGAAACTTTGGGTAACTTTTGCGGTGGACTTATAATTCTTACATTTAAGCCATTTCGAGTTGGTGATACAATTGAGTATAATAATTATATTGGTACGGTTAAAAAGATTGAGCTTTTTTATACAAAAATGTTAAATCCACAAAATGAGCTTGTAATAATTCCAAATGGAATAGTTACGAATACGGAAATCCGGAACATTAAGCAGGATGGGGAGCGTAGGCTTGATTTGAAAATTGGCGTTTCGTATAAGAGTGATATTCAGAAAGTAAAGAAGGTCTTAGAAAGAATAGTGAAAGAAGAAACGATGGATGAAGTAGAAGAAACTAAAATAAAAAATAACTTGCTTGCAAAAATTCAGAATACAATACTAGAAAATAAAGAAAAAAGTAAAGTCAATTTATTTTCAGCGATTTTTTCTAGAAAAAAAATGAAGGAAGCTGAAGATGAAGTAACTAAAAAAATAGAAGAAGAAACTTCCAGAAATAGTAAAAATATACAAAATACTGTAATATTGAAAAAAGATAGCGACGAGGATAAAAAGATGATTCTAGCTTCAAAAGATTCTATTATTGGAGTCGGAGAATTAGCTGAATCTGCAATAATTTTTTATATCTATGTTTATACGCGTTCAGAAAATTATTTAGATCTGAAACTAAAGTTAAATGAAAAAATCAAGTCTGAATTTGATAAGGCTGGAATTGAAATTCCTTATCCACAAATGGATGTACATATAAAAGAATTTGAAAATAAAATATAA
- the dtd gene encoding D-aminoacyl-tRNA deacylase, producing MKIIVQRVNFAEIFVNNKFKGKIQKGIVAYIGVTNGDSIKDIDFCIDKLINLRIFDDENGKLNLSVKDINGNLLIVSNFTIYGNTKKGRRPSYTDSAPASEAYEIYNLFVKKLEQTGIRFETGEFGQYMRIVSENDGPVNLIIDSK from the coding sequence ATGAAAATAATAGTTCAAAGAGTAAATTTTGCAGAAATATTTGTAAATAATAAATTTAAGGGAAAAATTCAAAAGGGAATAGTTGCATATATTGGAGTTACTAATGGAGATTCTATAAAGGATATTGATTTTTGTATTGACAAATTGATTAATCTGAGAATCTTTGATGATGAAAATGGTAAACTGAATTTATCAGTAAAAGATATAAATGGAAATCTTCTAATTGTAAGCAATTTTACGATTTATGGAAATACAAAAAAAGGAAGAAGACCTAGTTATACTGATTCAGCACCAGCTAGTGAAGCTTATGAAATTTATAATCTTTTTGTAAAAAAACTGGAACAGACAGGAATTAGATTTGAAACTGGAGAATTTGGACAATATATGAGAATTGTTTCTGAAAATGACGGACCTGTAAATTTAATAATTGATTCAAAATAA
- a CDS encoding viral A-type inclusion protein — translation MAKKKAEDIKLTLTDEEREGLDNEGIKRVLTNKAVLEAAKKYKFTDEEQEEFDYLVENEKHKFFVAKAIEDKISVNENDVTKLYTDNKPSFDAQNIPFSQAKEIIQRDLLNQQVAILEAEELNKLVEEMGDSVEITKKELLFSKGNPDIIKTIIVGKVIGKKMADEKFEEQEQNKKDLEIIKDSVYINYYLDLEVRKNVKVTQEEITEIYENEKAKLGNVTPNSAYQQIANGLLNNKAIEERNNLINKIAEEYKVDEVAKEYTENEEN, via the coding sequence ATGGCAAAAAAGAAAGCTGAAGATATTAAATTAACTTTAACAGATGAAGAAAGAGAAGGATTAGACAACGAGGGGATAAAAAGAGTTTTAACTAATAAAGCTGTATTAGAAGCTGCTAAAAAATATAAATTTACTGATGAAGAACAGGAAGAATTTGATTATCTCGTTGAAAATGAAAAACATAAATTCTTTGTTGCAAAGGCGATTGAAGACAAAATTTCTGTAAATGAAAATGATGTTACAAAATTATACACTGACAACAAACCTAGTTTTGATGCACAAAATATTCCATTCTCTCAAGCAAAGGAAATTATTCAAAGAGATTTGTTGAATCAACAAGTTGCTATATTAGAAGCTGAAGAATTAAATAAATTAGTTGAAGAAATGGGTGATAGTGTAGAAATTACAAAAAAAGAACTATTATTCTCAAAAGGAAATCCTGATATAATTAAAACTATAATTGTTGGTAAAGTAATCGGTAAAAAAATGGCTGATGAAAAATTTGAGGAACAAGAACAAAATAAAAAAGATCTTGAAATCATTAAAGACAGTGTATACATAAACTATTACTTAGACTTAGAAGTAAGAAAAAATGTAAAAGTTACTCAAGAAGAAATTACTGAAATTTATGAAAATGAAAAAGCAAAATTAGGAAATGTAACACCAAATAGCGCTTATCAACAAATTGCCAATGGATTATTAAATAATAAGGCAATTGAAGAAAGAAACAACTTAATTAACAAAATTGCTGAAGAATATAAAGTTGATGAAGTTGCAAAAGAATATACTGAAAATGAAGAAAATTAA